In one window of Bacteroidota bacterium DNA:
- a CDS encoding sugar transferase codes for MKHKSQVIVLLIDLLTVSVAWSVYYWLRIRSGWLAHTIEPEFWLPMLAICIFWVIVFFFFGLYRAWYAQSRFDEFSTVFKAATFGALVLFFTIFLDDRGITSPLRSRFLILLYWVLVLVCVGFGRMLLHSFHRRLLKAGIGLHNALIVGWSDKARDLFNAIQRYPALGYNIVGFVSVTSHGEQETSHQSIPITGSIASLPELIERHGVRDVLIALDTTEHNKLLGVIALCNGHEVSLKIVPDLYDIISGQARTNQIYGFPLIEIMPEIMQPWERATKRAIDLMISFATLFVGLPVWILTALAIRLESKGPVFYTQERVGKDERHFRILKFRSMAHDAETESGPVWADKRDPRVTRVGRILRNLRLDEIPQLINVLDGDMSLVGPRPERPFFVEQLSREIPLYKRRLKVRPGITGWAQVKHRYDQSVDDVRKKLEYDLYYIENMSLRMDFKILLNTVSVVLLGKGH; via the coding sequence ATGAAGCATAAGAGTCAGGTAATTGTCCTTCTGATCGATTTGCTCACGGTCTCGGTCGCCTGGTCGGTTTACTACTGGCTCCGTATCAGGAGCGGCTGGCTCGCACATACGATCGAGCCCGAATTCTGGCTCCCGATGCTGGCAATATGCATTTTTTGGGTGATAGTGTTCTTTTTCTTCGGACTCTATCGCGCTTGGTATGCCCAGTCGAGATTTGATGAATTCTCAACGGTGTTTAAGGCTGCAACGTTTGGCGCACTCGTACTTTTCTTTACCATCTTCCTGGACGATCGCGGAATTACATCCCCACTCCGTTCTCGTTTCCTGATACTTCTTTACTGGGTGCTCGTTCTGGTCTGCGTCGGCTTTGGCCGCATGCTCCTGCATTCGTTCCATCGCCGGCTGCTCAAAGCCGGAATCGGGCTTCATAACGCTCTCATCGTGGGTTGGTCCGACAAGGCAAGGGATCTGTTCAATGCGATCCAGCGGTATCCGGCCCTCGGTTACAACATCGTGGGGTTCGTCTCTGTCACTTCGCACGGTGAGCAAGAGACGTCGCACCAGAGTATTCCGATCACAGGATCCATCGCCTCTCTGCCGGAGCTCATTGAACGGCACGGGGTACGAGACGTGCTGATCGCGCTTGATACCACGGAGCATAATAAATTGCTGGGTGTCATTGCATTGTGCAACGGGCACGAGGTCAGTCTCAAAATTGTGCCGGACCTCTACGATATTATCAGCGGTCAGGCGAGGACGAACCAGATTTATGGATTCCCCCTCATCGAGATCATGCCGGAGATCATGCAGCCGTGGGAGCGCGCAACAAAGAGGGCGATCGATCTCATGATTTCCTTTGCGACTCTTTTTGTGGGACTCCCGGTCTGGATTCTTACCGCTCTCGCCATAAGGCTCGAATCGAAGGGTCCGGTGTTCTATACTCAGGAACGCGTGGGGAAGGATGAGCGGCACTTTCGGATTCTCAAATTCCGGTCGATGGCGCATGACGCTGAAACCGAATCCGGCCCGGTCTGGGCCGACAAGCGGGACCCGCGCGTGACGCGTGTCGGCAGGATACTGCGGAATCTCCGGCTTGACGAAATCCCGCAGCTCATCAACGTCCTCGACGGCGACATGAGCCTCGTCGGCCCGCGTCCGGAACGTCCTTTTTTCGTCGAACAGCTCTCCAGAGAAATTCCTCTCTACAAGCGCAGATTGAAGGTCCGTCCCGGTATCACCGGATGGGCACAGGTGAAACACAGATACGATCAAAGCGTCGACGACGTCAGGAAGAAATTGGAATACGACTTGTACTATATTGAGAACATGTCCTTGAGAATGGATTTCAAGATCCTTCTGAATACCGTCTCGGTTGTTCTGCTCGGGAAGGGTCACTGA
- a CDS encoding glycosyltransferase family 4 protein, with protein MHRAIEEALEGGDFDLMHVHLIRMMQYSPGANGRIPRVLDLTDAGSLYLKRFLQSEKQLFKRLFLSEELKRLTLYERKLEQFEMNLVCSQIDREVLLNHAPTARIELLYNGIDLDYFTSDGTIHPDPLRIVYTGNMKYYPNLDGVFYLVNEILPRIRDRVSGVKTYIVGKDPPASVRRLATSDIVITGFVPDIREYYLRSTVAVAPVRFGAGTLNKVLEPMALGVPVVASSIAVGGLPVKNGRELLIADSPEEFADAVVRLFLDSPLHECLAQNAMRLVRSSYGWETITAQLERYYESVSEKRDK; from the coding sequence ATGCACCGTGCGATTGAGGAAGCGTTGGAAGGGGGGGACTTTGACCTCATGCATGTCCATCTGATCCGGATGATGCAGTACTCGCCGGGGGCGAATGGAAGAATACCCCGTGTGCTGGACCTTACCGACGCAGGATCCTTGTATCTGAAACGGTTCCTGCAATCGGAGAAACAACTTTTCAAGCGCCTGTTTCTTTCGGAAGAATTGAAGCGGTTGACCCTGTACGAGCGAAAGCTTGAACAATTCGAGATGAACCTCGTCTGTTCCCAGATCGATCGGGAGGTGCTTCTGAATCATGCTCCCACCGCCAGGATCGAACTCCTCTATAACGGAATCGACCTCGATTATTTTACCTCTGACGGAACAATCCACCCCGACCCGCTGCGCATCGTCTACACGGGCAACATGAAATATTACCCCAACCTTGATGGCGTATTTTACCTCGTGAATGAGATCCTGCCGAGAATCAGGGACCGCGTGAGCGGTGTAAAAACATATATTGTCGGCAAGGATCCCCCCGCAAGTGTGCGGAGGCTGGCGACCTCTGATATCGTAATCACCGGGTTTGTTCCCGACATCAGGGAGTATTATCTTCGGAGCACAGTGGCGGTTGCGCCTGTCCGCTTTGGCGCTGGAACACTGAACAAGGTGCTCGAGCCAATGGCGCTTGGCGTGCCTGTCGTCGCCTCGTCGATCGCGGTCGGAGGCCTGCCCGTCAAGAATGGCCGTGAGCTCCTCATTGCAGACTCCCCGGAAGAGTTTGCAGATGCTGTGGTCCGCCTGTTCCTCGACAGTCCGTTGCACGAATGCCTCGCCCAGAACGCGATGAGGCTCGTCCGATCTTCCTATGGATGGGAAACTATTACGGCCCAGCTTGAGAGATACTATGAATCGGTCAGCGAGAAACGGGATAAGTGA
- a CDS encoding O-antigen polymerase, with translation MTVVSLLCFAIALAIILSCLRRGADILSPARVFGFIWSVSIGLADLKLSRLQHDWDLVEWILLLTGVSSFLIGISYANMLDQGDRHFSLKQRRLALRARPIEDRVLFRLIVITFLIYAVSFSASVWINGFVPLFSRNPTIMRTKFTVFGIGLLNHAAPSILFFIVQYIFLVKDRRPEKITLGIVFLTTVTSYFLLLQRFDFAIAAVVSLVFMYYSSNVLRVRNVVVIGLVFVGLFYGISSIRLVGHIANYGYIVAKMKFPVQYAFITEPYMYIVTNLENFVHAASRLDQFTLGYYTFDFITALTGLKHWVADYYQLVESPYMISGYNTYTFLWPFYRDFGILGLLLLPLVEGFIISRMYSVLRRDPSILRAAMYGIAVFVMLISFFNHAPSLLHFVFNMGLIYFVNRSVMRQPVTNATVSP, from the coding sequence TTGACTGTCGTCTCCTTACTGTGCTTCGCAATTGCGCTCGCGATCATTCTCTCCTGTTTGAGACGCGGAGCGGATATCCTCTCGCCCGCCCGGGTATTCGGATTCATCTGGAGCGTTTCGATCGGGCTTGCGGACCTGAAGCTAAGCCGGCTTCAGCATGACTGGGATCTGGTGGAGTGGATTCTCCTGCTCACCGGGGTCTCTTCCTTTCTGATAGGCATCTCGTATGCCAACATGTTGGATCAAGGGGACCGGCACTTTTCCCTGAAGCAACGGCGACTCGCGTTGCGCGCAAGACCGATCGAAGATCGCGTTCTGTTTCGGCTCATCGTCATTACGTTCCTCATCTATGCGGTTTCATTCTCCGCAAGCGTTTGGATCAACGGGTTTGTTCCGCTTTTCAGCAGAAATCCGACGATCATGCGAACAAAATTCACGGTGTTCGGCATCGGATTGTTGAATCATGCGGCACCCTCGATTCTGTTCTTCATTGTCCAGTACATCTTCCTTGTGAAGGACAGGAGGCCCGAGAAAATTACCCTGGGCATCGTATTCCTGACGACCGTGACAAGCTATTTCCTTCTCCTGCAGCGCTTCGATTTCGCGATCGCAGCGGTGGTAAGCCTTGTGTTTATGTATTATTCAAGCAACGTTCTCCGTGTCCGCAACGTGGTCGTGATTGGCCTGGTATTTGTCGGTTTGTTTTACGGGATCAGCTCTATTCGGCTCGTCGGACATATTGCCAATTACGGTTACATTGTTGCGAAAATGAAATTCCCGGTCCAATACGCCTTCATTACCGAGCCTTATATGTACATCGTTACCAATCTTGAGAATTTTGTGCATGCGGCGTCCAGGTTGGACCAGTTCACGCTCGGGTATTATACGTTTGACTTTATCACGGCCCTCACCGGCTTGAAGCACTGGGTCGCTGATTATTACCAGCTGGTCGAGAGCCCCTATATGATCTCCGGATACAATACGTACACCTTTTTGTGGCCATTCTACCGGGATTTTGGGATTCTCGGGCTTCTTCTCCTTCCCCTTGTGGAAGGATTCATCATTTCGCGGATGTATTCTGTCTTGAGGCGTGATCCGTCGATTCTCAGGGCGGCGATGTATGGTATCGCCGTGTTCGTCATGCTGATCTCTTTCTTTAATCATGCACCCTCTCTGTTGCACTTCGTGTTCAATATGGGGTTGATTTATTTTGTGAATAGATCGGTCATGAGGCAACCCGTCACCAACGCAACGGTTTCTCCATGA
- a CDS encoding SLBB domain-containing protein: MSKDRREDFPATPARFPFHASRFWSMLVLLLIIAAGFSPGQTQRSAKKPDTIDLLPEAEKSPLSIMQPAGVALESTVKPEDYYLGPSDIIAVNIWMSPPLSFPLTVTPEGTLIIPSVGEVMVANLTLAHAKERILAEIRKKYLRADITATLVKPRPIIVSIVGNVLHPGLLSLTGADRADKAIEEANKLSRLESQDDLRPILNAMSTRYVVLKHRDGSQDRADIPKYQATHENRWNAYLREGDLIVVPKKSFITGTIAVYGQINSPGRFEFVEGDSVLDAIRFGHGVTERAIGEKAILSRFNEDGKTISTRIINVSEIMAGREPNFSLQPGDRIVIQQKADTRGDYNVDIGGEVIQPGTYPITIDATHLSEVIRQAGGFTDAAALNSAQVLRQSQHPENNDYERLQSLRGEPAGNDSGGYTVETDLRISRAPVSVDFEKLFLQKDSTQDIILQAEDQIFVPSRQKTVYVFGQVALPGHIPFVRGRESKYYVEKAGGFTGRANSGSLKVIKAKTKQWLEPGSTTIEEGDLVWVPQEPDRPFSYYMTIASQSAAILSVIIGVAFIVQQANK, encoded by the coding sequence ATGAGCAAGGATAGACGGGAGGATTTTCCAGCAACGCCGGCCCGGTTCCCGTTCCATGCATCGAGGTTCTGGTCGATGTTGGTCCTGCTCCTGATCATCGCGGCGGGTTTCTCCCCCGGTCAGACCCAACGCAGCGCAAAAAAACCTGACACGATAGATCTGCTCCCGGAGGCGGAGAAGAGCCCGCTGAGCATTATGCAGCCTGCCGGGGTCGCTCTCGAGTCCACGGTCAAGCCGGAGGATTACTATCTGGGACCGTCTGATATCATCGCCGTGAACATATGGATGAGCCCCCCGTTGAGTTTCCCCCTCACCGTGACGCCCGAGGGAACATTGATTATTCCGTCGGTGGGCGAGGTCATGGTGGCGAATCTCACCCTCGCGCATGCAAAGGAAAGAATCCTCGCGGAGATAAGAAAAAAATACTTGAGGGCCGACATCACGGCCACACTGGTCAAACCGCGGCCGATTATCGTGAGTATCGTGGGAAACGTTCTGCATCCCGGATTGCTTTCTCTCACCGGCGCCGATCGCGCCGACAAGGCGATCGAGGAGGCAAATAAGCTTTCGAGGCTTGAGTCACAGGATGACTTAAGGCCGATCCTGAACGCCATGTCGACACGATATGTCGTCCTGAAACACCGGGACGGTTCACAGGACAGGGCGGACATTCCAAAGTATCAGGCCACGCATGAGAATCGGTGGAACGCATACCTCCGGGAGGGAGATCTGATCGTCGTTCCGAAGAAGAGTTTTATCACCGGAACGATCGCAGTCTACGGCCAGATCAATTCACCCGGACGATTTGAATTCGTTGAGGGAGACAGTGTCCTCGACGCGATTCGCTTCGGCCATGGAGTCACCGAGCGTGCGATTGGGGAGAAAGCGATACTTTCCCGTTTCAATGAGGATGGAAAAACGATCTCCACGCGGATCATCAATGTTTCAGAGATCATGGCCGGCCGCGAGCCGAACTTTTCGCTCCAGCCGGGCGACCGCATCGTCATCCAGCAGAAGGCTGACACGAGGGGGGATTATAATGTCGATATCGGAGGGGAAGTGATACAACCCGGTACCTATCCGATTACGATCGATGCGACGCATCTCTCTGAAGTGATCCGGCAGGCGGGTGGATTCACCGACGCGGCGGCGCTGAATTCCGCCCAGGTGTTGCGTCAATCGCAGCATCCCGAAAATAATGACTATGAGCGTCTCCAGAGTCTCCGGGGGGAGCCGGCCGGCAACGACAGCGGAGGGTACACGGTAGAAACCGACCTTCGGATCAGCCGGGCACCGGTAAGCGTCGATTTTGAGAAGCTATTTCTCCAAAAAGATTCCACTCAGGATATCATACTGCAGGCGGAGGATCAAATATTTGTTCCTTCGCGTCAGAAAACCGTGTATGTGTTCGGGCAGGTTGCGCTCCCCGGCCATATCCCTTTTGTTCGGGGCAGAGAGTCGAAATACTACGTCGAGAAGGCGGGGGGCTTTACGGGCCGGGCAAATTCGGGGAGCCTGAAAGTCATCAAGGCCAAGACGAAGCAATGGCTGGAGCCCGGTTCCACGACGATCGAGGAGGGAGACCTTGTTTGGGTTCCGCAAGAGCCTGACAGACCTTTCTCCTACTATATGACGATCGCCAGCCAGTCGGCTGCCATTCTGAGCGTAATTATCGGCGTCGCGTTCATTGTCCAACAGGCCAATAAATAG
- a CDS encoding flippase produces the protein MPGLASRLKRNSILSLLSSGTRLVANSLMFIGIARFYGPEVFGSFSAAYILASIFIVVGDFGFDNLLTIEVSRSPERVAESVREYFSIKLLFCLFGLAAIWSLPLFEQLSPVTETLLFLLSFSVVFTSLTNFFFALFKGIEQFQHEFRISSIVNVALLIALVVIGLLRLSFFYVGLAFVASRGLALLLAVLKARSTIELSPFHFTLEGWRKRWRLILIFGFSLVFGNLFFQLITPMLVFLKGDYDAGIYESVFKLVAVICLISDIGVNAILPTLSRVRIENVDRWVTLNRLFNRTLFLVSLPIALAFLVYPRQIIDLLYGVDKFGEAVSIMRVAAAVILVRFASETYGLMLTTSDRQDVRMKITIAGTVLTVLSCWYFIPKYGSLGAALAALSVNVCVGLGYMIAARPYFWRWIREKHHLLPASLAVILGATLHLVGDRFWILTLCASLITYGVLTYYLGYSKYERELLLGIGRQS, from the coding sequence ATGCCGGGGCTGGCCTCACGTCTCAAACGAAATTCCATCCTTTCCCTCCTGTCATCGGGCACGAGACTTGTCGCAAATTCCCTCATGTTTATCGGCATCGCCCGATTCTACGGGCCCGAAGTGTTCGGGAGTTTTTCTGCTGCATATATTCTCGCCTCGATATTCATCGTCGTCGGCGATTTCGGTTTCGATAATCTTCTCACGATCGAAGTTTCACGAAGCCCGGAACGGGTTGCGGAATCCGTCCGGGAGTATTTTTCGATAAAGTTGTTGTTTTGCCTGTTCGGACTTGCCGCGATCTGGTCGCTTCCTCTCTTCGAGCAGCTCAGCCCGGTCACAGAGACCCTGCTCTTCCTCCTGAGTTTCAGCGTGGTGTTCACCTCGCTGACAAATTTTTTCTTCGCCTTGTTCAAGGGGATCGAACAATTCCAACACGAATTCAGAATATCGTCCATTGTGAATGTGGCCCTGCTCATCGCACTGGTTGTCATCGGACTCCTCCGGTTGTCGTTTTTCTACGTGGGCCTGGCGTTCGTGGCAAGCCGGGGCTTGGCGTTGCTGCTGGCGGTCCTAAAGGCCCGGAGCACCATCGAACTTTCCCCTTTTCACTTTACCCTCGAGGGGTGGAGAAAACGGTGGCGGCTCATCCTCATCTTCGGTTTCTCCCTGGTGTTCGGGAACCTCTTTTTTCAATTAATCACCCCGATGCTGGTTTTTTTGAAGGGCGATTACGACGCCGGAATTTACGAGTCGGTTTTCAAATTGGTCGCCGTCATCTGTCTCATCTCCGATATCGGCGTCAACGCCATCCTGCCGACTCTCTCGCGTGTTCGCATCGAGAATGTGGATCGATGGGTCACGCTGAACCGCTTGTTCAACCGGACCCTGTTCCTCGTCTCGCTCCCGATCGCGCTCGCGTTCCTGGTATACCCCAGGCAAATTATTGATTTACTCTATGGCGTCGACAAATTTGGGGAGGCCGTAAGCATCATGCGTGTTGCGGCAGCCGTGATCCTCGTTCGTTTTGCCTCCGAGACGTATGGCCTGATGCTGACGACGTCGGATCGGCAGGATGTGCGGATGAAGATTACGATTGCGGGGACGGTGCTCACCGTCCTGTCTTGCTGGTATTTCATACCAAAGTATGGGAGTCTCGGAGCCGCGCTTGCCGCGCTCAGCGTCAACGTTTGCGTCGGACTCGGCTACATGATAGCGGCGAGGCCGTATTTCTGGCGCTGGATCCGGGAGAAGCACCATCTCCTGCCGGCTTCATTGGCGGTGATACTGGGTGCAACGCTCCATCTTGTCGGAGATAGGTTCTGGATCCTCACGCTGTGCGCCTCCCTCATTACCTATGGGGTCCTCACCTATTATCTCGGATACAGCAAATACGAGAGAGAATTGTTGCTTGGGATCGGGAGGCAGTCATGA
- a CDS encoding carbohydrate binding family 9 domain-containing protein — translation MLPRLSCRLCATKPVIDGILDEECWRKAEAATGFSLLDHRGKATQQTRCMVAYDRKNLYIAFVCLESDLEGIQTHCHVRDGPIWWDDCVEIFLDVHHTHSSYFHLITNVDGTRFDEVGTVGRPHPNPASWNAAWKVATAVIPGGWSVEIALPFVTLGVSAPKPGAIWGFNAHRQEYRLIERSSWSETSQSFHEPGNFGHLVFLPSL, via the coding sequence ATGCTTCCGCGGCTTTCCTGTCGCCTTTGTGCGACAAAGCCGGTGATCGACGGAATTCTGGACGAGGAGTGTTGGAGGAAAGCCGAGGCTGCCACCGGGTTTTCTCTCCTGGATCATCGGGGTAAAGCCACGCAGCAGACCAGGTGTATGGTCGCGTACGACCGGAAGAACCTGTACATCGCATTTGTCTGTCTGGAGTCTGATCTCGAGGGAATCCAAACTCACTGTCACGTACGAGACGGCCCAATCTGGTGGGATGATTGCGTCGAAATATTCCTCGATGTGCATCATACGCATTCATCGTACTTTCACCTCATCACGAATGTGGACGGCACGAGATTTGACGAGGTTGGTACCGTGGGGCGTCCACATCCCAATCCGGCATCTTGGAACGCGGCGTGGAAAGTCGCAACCGCAGTCATCCCGGGAGGATGGAGCGTTGAGATCGCCCTGCCCTTCGTGACCTTGGGTGTATCCGCACCCAAACCGGGAGCCATCTGGGGGTTCAACGCGCACAGGCAGGAGTACCGGTTAATTGAGCGGAGCAGCTGGAGCGAGACCTCTCAAAGCTTTCACGAACCGGGGAATTTCGGCCACCTCGTGTTCCTGCCCTCGCTCTGA
- the rfbB gene encoding dTDP-glucose 4,6-dehydratase, with amino-acid sequence MTILVTGGCGFIGSNFVQYMLETHAGESVVNLDKLTYAGNLENLQSIQGHPRYHFIKGDICDRSVVESAIRKHAVDAIINFAAESHVDRSIVGPAVFIETNVAGTGVLLDVARECGIKRFVQISTDEVYGSLGTEGEFTETSPLQPNSPYAASKASADLLAFAYYHTHGLPVVVTRCSNNYGPFQFPEKLIPLLIARAFDGKPVPVYGDGLNVRDWLHVKDHCSAIDLVLRKGIAGQVYNVGGNNERQNIEVVRLVLKALGKPESLISFVKDRLGHDRRYAIDASRITRELGWRPKISFEQGLGDTVQWYLRNESWWRRIISGEYQHYYKTMYEQG; translated from the coding sequence ATGACAATTCTAGTGACCGGCGGCTGCGGCTTCATCGGCAGTAACTTCGTCCAGTACATGCTGGAAACGCACGCCGGCGAGTCTGTTGTTAATCTCGACAAACTCACCTACGCGGGAAATCTCGAGAACCTTCAGAGCATCCAAGGCCATCCAAGGTATCATTTCATCAAGGGAGATATCTGTGACCGGTCGGTGGTCGAATCGGCCATTCGGAAGCATGCGGTCGATGCGATCATCAATTTTGCCGCAGAATCGCATGTCGATCGAAGCATCGTCGGGCCCGCGGTGTTTATCGAGACAAACGTGGCGGGAACCGGCGTTCTCCTGGACGTTGCGCGGGAGTGCGGCATCAAACGGTTTGTTCAGATCTCCACCGACGAAGTTTACGGGTCTCTCGGAACGGAGGGGGAGTTCACCGAAACTTCTCCCCTCCAGCCCAATAGCCCGTACGCTGCCTCCAAAGCATCCGCCGACCTGCTTGCTTTTGCATATTATCACACTCATGGACTCCCTGTCGTTGTTACCCGGTGTTCTAATAATTACGGTCCCTTTCAATTTCCGGAAAAACTGATCCCGCTTCTGATTGCGCGTGCGTTCGACGGAAAGCCGGTGCCTGTTTACGGGGATGGGTTGAATGTCCGGGACTGGCTCCATGTGAAGGATCATTGCTCCGCGATCGATCTCGTGCTCAGGAAGGGAATCGCCGGTCAGGTCTATAACGTCGGAGGCAACAACGAGCGGCAGAACATTGAAGTGGTCCGGTTGGTGTTAAAAGCGCTCGGAAAACCCGAATCTCTGATTTCGTTCGTCAAGGACCGATTGGGGCACGACAGGCGGTACGCAATCGACGCCTCCAGGATCACCCGGGAGCTCGGATGGCGGCCGAAGATCTCATTCGAACAGGGCCTGGGTGATACTGTACAATGGTATCTTCGAAATGAATCATGGTGGAGAAGGATCATCAGCGGCGAGTATCAACACTACTACAAGACGATGTATGAGCAAGGATAG
- a CDS encoding Wzz/FepE/Etk N-terminal domain-containing protein, producing MREGSSVNNNGTVKTLGETFLDFFVVVSKRRRFISWFVLSATLAATLFALLSPKWYKSTASVFPAEQSSILTGLEGVSSLFKSLSPSRALSSLTGSSEADRYLAILKSDRVADAMIKKFDLEHVYDYAGSSYPLEKSRKELSGNTQIELQDEGNLTVAVYDKDPRQAAAMANYYIGLLNETNSELHVQNARSNREYIEQRYNKNLSDLRDAEEAMKQFQVRHGVFAVPEQAEATIKAGAELYAMLAEKEIGLAALKRSLSESHPTVAAAEVEVQEIRRKLDDMNSGAGKQNDDVKILVPFKQAPDLGIQYVRLYRNLEIQNKILEFLTPLYEQARIEERRSTPSVVVLDTASVPERKAKPKVALYGLLAFVVSLLLALFIALVAESLTRLRDAHPEKMEAVRGALWSDWFGLRPGGSSGKGFLRRDRNQN from the coding sequence GTGCGAGAAGGATCATCGGTGAACAATAACGGGACGGTCAAGACTCTCGGCGAGACATTCCTTGATTTCTTCGTTGTTGTCTCAAAGAGACGGAGGTTTATATCCTGGTTCGTCCTCTCCGCGACACTCGCCGCCACCCTGTTCGCACTTCTCTCCCCCAAATGGTATAAGTCCACGGCATCCGTCTTTCCGGCGGAGCAATCAAGCATTCTGACCGGACTCGAGGGAGTCTCCTCGCTCTTTAAATCACTCTCACCGAGCAGAGCGCTGAGTTCCCTGACGGGAAGCTCGGAGGCAGATCGATACCTTGCAATTCTGAAGAGCGATCGGGTCGCTGACGCGATGATCAAGAAATTCGATCTTGAGCACGTCTACGATTACGCAGGCTCGTCTTACCCCCTGGAAAAATCAAGGAAAGAGCTCTCGGGCAACACGCAGATAGAGTTGCAGGACGAAGGGAATCTCACGGTCGCGGTTTATGACAAAGACCCCCGGCAGGCGGCGGCGATGGCGAATTATTACATCGGCCTCCTGAACGAAACGAACTCCGAGCTTCACGTTCAGAATGCCAGAAGCAACCGCGAGTACATCGAACAACGGTACAACAAGAACCTTTCAGACCTCCGGGATGCGGAAGAAGCCATGAAACAGTTTCAGGTCCGGCATGGAGTGTTTGCCGTGCCGGAGCAGGCTGAGGCCACGATCAAAGCAGGGGCTGAGTTGTATGCCATGCTTGCCGAAAAGGAGATCGGTCTTGCCGCCTTGAAGAGGAGCCTTTCGGAGTCTCATCCAACCGTGGCCGCTGCCGAGGTTGAGGTCCAGGAGATCAGGAGAAAGCTGGACGACATGAACTCCGGTGCCGGCAAGCAGAATGATGACGTCAAGATTCTTGTGCCCTTTAAGCAGGCCCCCGACCTCGGAATCCAGTACGTCAGGCTTTATCGAAACCTTGAAATCCAGAATAAGATACTTGAGTTTCTCACGCCGCTCTATGAGCAGGCAAGAATTGAGGAACGGCGCAGCACACCATCCGTCGTCGTACTTGACACCGCCAGTGTGCCGGAAAGAAAGGCGAAGCCAAAAGTGGCTCTCTACGGTCTTCTGGCCTTTGTCGTTTCGCTTCTCCTGGCGCTCTTCATCGCCCTTGTAGCGGAAAGCTTGACCCGGCTCCGTGATGCGCACCCCGAGAAAATGGAAGCCGTTCGGGGCGCGTTATGGTCTGATTGGTTCGGCCTGCGGCCCGGCGGTTCATCAGGCAAGGGCTTCCTCCGGAGAGACCGGAACCAAAATTGA
- a CDS encoding glycosyltransferase family 1 protein, which translates to MRVLIDDGLITKDRLSGIGHHGVQLWLHLRKLIDCELTDYSYLKHLPRVGRRVAYIALANAQSVYRQFDLTHYQNHYAPSLGGRGKKVMTIHDLVAFRYPETLPAVYRLYNQHAISSAIRHCDAIVTRSAVVKEEVLAMFPNMEEEKVYVCGGGLREVFFDSHAEEGAVRGLGLEPGGYFLFVGDLTARKNLKFLLEAFLRAKTEGMLSRSTSLVLVGKQAWGSWDFKGLLRKDLDVVALGYQSDEIVVSLYKYCKAVVSPSLYEGYGLPILEAMSQGAPIIASEIPATIELSREHSNQVLLFELGSQEQLLSQLGLVDRNCDTIRSKLQYGSLDIYRYDSVAKRHVEVYDRVLHPHDGAV; encoded by the coding sequence ATGAGAGTTCTCATCGACGACGGGTTGATAACGAAGGATAGACTCTCAGGGATCGGCCACCACGGCGTCCAGCTCTGGTTGCATCTCAGGAAGCTGATCGACTGTGAATTGACCGACTACTCTTACTTAAAACATCTCCCGCGGGTCGGTCGCAGGGTCGCCTATATCGCCCTGGCGAACGCGCAGTCCGTGTACAGACAATTCGACCTTACGCACTATCAAAACCACTATGCCCCATCTCTCGGCGGACGCGGCAAAAAGGTCATGACCATCCACGATCTGGTGGCATTCAGGTATCCTGAGACGCTTCCGGCTGTCTACAGGCTGTACAATCAGCATGCGATCTCGAGTGCGATTCGTCACTGCGACGCCATCGTTACGCGATCGGCCGTGGTGAAGGAGGAGGTGTTGGCCATGTTCCCGAACATGGAGGAAGAGAAAGTGTATGTCTGCGGTGGCGGCCTCCGAGAGGTTTTTTTCGACAGCCACGCCGAGGAGGGGGCCGTGCGAGGCCTGGGCCTGGAGCCCGGAGGATACTTCCTCTTCGTGGGGGATCTCACAGCACGAAAGAATCTCAAGTTTCTGTTGGAGGCTTTCCTGAGAGCGAAGACGGAAGGCATGCTTTCCAGGTCCACGTCATTGGTTCTTGTGGGTAAACAAGCCTGGGGGTCGTGGGATTTCAAGGGGCTGTTGAGAAAAGATCTCGATGTCGTTGCCCTCGGCTACCAATCGGATGAAATTGTCGTGTCGCTCTACAAATATTGCAAAGCCGTCGTCTCTCCGTCTTTGTATGAAGGTTATGGCTTGCCTATTCTGGAGGCGATGTCTCAGGGAGCTCCGATCATTGCGTCGGAAATCCCGGCAACCATCGAACTCAGCCGGGAACACAGTAATCAGGTCCTTCTCTTCGAGCTCGGTAGTCAGGAGCAGCTGCTTTCCCAGCTCGGCCTCGTCGATCGGAATTGTGACACCATACGCTCAAAGCTTCAATACGGCAGTCTCGACATTTATCGTTATGATTCCGTCGCAAAGAGGCATGTCGAGGTTTACGATCGCGTGCTTCATCCTCATGATGGCGCAGTATAG